The Quercus robur chromosome 7, dhQueRobu3.1, whole genome shotgun sequence genome has a segment encoding these proteins:
- the LOC126691888 gene encoding uncharacterized protein LOC126691888 isoform X1, whose product MASTIPQPLRPLFSQYRTTTTTAKFLISRNPAHKWTNTNNNNNNNNAYSSPRLTYFHHPHLNPAHLPLSLCHRFLLPRHPLRLLRRLCSPPFRHSLTLMTTSQATASDSTQPSNKTVRVVIKGRVQGVFYRNWTVENATQLGLKGWVRNRRDGSVEALFSGNPDVVQEMEQRCRRGPPDAMVTGLEVFPSSDDPGSGFKRKPTA is encoded by the exons ATGGCGTCAACAATTCCACAACCACTAAGGCCACTGTTTAGCCAGTAcagaacaacaacaacgacaGCCAAATTCCTCATATCTCGCAACCCAGCACATAAATGGACcaacacaaacaacaacaataacaacaacaatgcTTATAGTTCTCCTAGACTCACCTATTTCCATCATCCTCACCTTAATCCTGCTCATCTTCCTCTTTCGCTTTGCCATCGTTTTCTTCTTCCTCGTCATCCTCTTCGTCTTCTGCGCCGACTTTGTTCACCTCCTTTTCGACATTCTCTGACCCTTATGACCACTTCTCAGGCCACCGCGTCGGACTCCACACAGCCCTCAAACAAAACG GTGAGGGTTGTGATAAAGGGGCGGGTACAGGGGGTGTTTTATAGAAACTGGACAGTGGAGAATGCGACCCAATTGGGGCTGAAAGGTTGGGTGCGGAACAGGAGGGATGGCTCTGTGGAAGCTCTATTCTCTGGGAACCCTGATGTGGTCCAGGAGATGGAGCAAAGGTGTCGCCGAGGTCCACCGGATGCAATGGTTACTGGGCTTGAGGTATTTCCTAGCAGTGATGATCCTGGTTCTGGATTCAAGCGCAAACCAACTGCCTGA
- the LOC126691888 gene encoding uncharacterized protein LOC126691888 isoform X2 gives MTTSQATASDSTQPSNKTVRVVIKGRVQGVFYRNWTVENATQLGLKGWVRNRRDGSVEALFSGNPDVVQEMEQRCRRGPPDAMVTGLEVFPSSDDPGSGFKRKPTA, from the exons ATGACCACTTCTCAGGCCACCGCGTCAGACTCCACACAGCCCTCAAACAAAACG GTGAGGGTTGTGATAAAGGGGCGGGTACAGGGGGTGTTTTATAGAAACTGGACAGTGGAGAATGCGACCCAATTGGGGCTGAAAGGTTGGGTGCGGAACAGGAGGGATGGCTCTGTGGAAGCTCTATTCTCTGGGAACCCTGATGTGGTCCAGGAGATGGAGCAAAGGTGTCGCCGAGGTCCACCGGATGCAATGGTTACTGGGCTTGAGGTATTTCCTAGCAGTGATGATCCTGGTTCTGGATTCAAGCGCAAACCAACTGCCTGA
- the LOC126690819 gene encoding uncharacterized protein LOC126690819: MDEVTSSETSSQEMPNAECPLWQYVTKVEKPPGATVKKGGNTYFKCNYCGVVYLGSYSRVKAHLLKITNKGIKACPNVTPSHRLEMQRMHDQVEKDKLESEQRSRIPLPPPIPGRGPIPISPFRRQEGSDSTNPIDGKRRKVAGISPIEKAFQNTTRYELDSRIARMFYTGGLPFNFARNPHYRNSYAYAATHNIPGYVPPGYNALRTTLLQKERAHVERLLKPIKDSWLENGVSIVSDGWSDPQRRPLINIMAVSDGGPVFVKAIDGSGEFKDKHYIAGVLRDAIKEIGHEKVVQVITDNANVMKSAGALIEGEYPKIFWTPCVVHTLNLALKNICAAKNTEKNEVTYEECSWITRIADDASFIRVFIMNHSMRLAMFNEFSPLKLLQVADTRFASIVIMLKRLKLIKRCLQAMAISEQWASYREDDVGKAVKVKDMILSDLWWDKVDYILEFTAPIYDMLRVADTDKPCLHLVYEMWDSMIENVKTAIYRYEGLEDDEYRSFWSVVYDILIDRWTKNCTPLHCLAHSLNPKYYSIEWLSENPKRISPHRDHEISMERSKCLDRYFEDESELKAVKCEFASFSGGRFPSPDALTDRWDLLPLIWWQYHGSAFPILQSLAFKLLGQPCSSSCAERNWSTYKFIHSLKRNKMAPARAEDLVYVHSNLRLLSRRNEEYVNTSTKMWDIAGDSWNESDIHGGAGILENAALTLDELELEAMVIGNANTSVTTSESEVRSEAIDVDNISVHFS; encoded by the exons ATGGATGAAGTTACTAGCTCAGAAACTTCATCTCAAGAGATGCCAAATGCTGAATGTCCTCTTTGGCAGTATGTGACTAAAGTAGAAAAACCACCGGGTGCTACCGTTAAAAAAGGGGGAAACACATATTTTAAGTGCAATTATTGTGGTGTGGTTTATTTGGGATCCTATTCTAGGGTTAAGGctcatttgttaaaaattactaataaaggTATTAAAGCATGTCCTAATGTGACACCGAGCCATAGGTTGGAAATGCAGCGAATGCATGATCAAGTTGAGAAGGATAAGTTAGAGAGTGAACAGAGAAGTCGAATTCCCTTACCCCCACCTATCCCAGGCCGTGGGCCTATACCTATTTCCCCATTTCGGAGACAGGAAGGGAGTGATAGTACAAATCCGATTGATGGTAAGAGGAGGAAGGTGGCTGGGATTTCTCCTATTGAGAAAGCATTCCAGAATACTACTAGATATGAATTGGATAGTAGAATTGCTAGGATGTTTTACACTGGTGGGCTTCCATTTAACTTTGCAAGGAACCCACATTATCGTAATTCCTATGCATATGCTGCTACTCATAACATCCCAGGTTATGTTCCTCCTGGATACAATGCCTTGAGAACAACACTTTTGCAAAAGGAAAGAGCTCATGTTGAAAGACTCTTGAAGCCAATTAAGGATTCTTGGCTTGAAAATGGTGTAAGCATAGTTTCTGATGGATGGTCAGATCCACAAAGAAGGcctcttattaatattatggcTGTATCAGATGGGGGTCCGGTGTTTGTAAAGGCAATTGATGGGTCGGGTGAGTTCAAAGACAAGCATTATATTGCTGGGGTGTTGAGGGATGCTATAAAAGAGATTGGACATGAAAAAGTTGTCCAAGTCATCACtgataatgctaatgtgatgaaATCTGCTGGAGCTCTTATTGAAGGTGAgtatcctaaaatattttggacaccCTGTGTTGTCCACACTCTCAATCTAgctttgaagaatatttgtgCAGCAAAAAACACTGAAAAGAATGAAGTTACATATGAGGAATGTAGTTGGATTACACGTATTGCTGATGATGCATCTTTCATACGTGTTTTTATTATGAACCATTCAATGAGGTTGGCAATGTTTAATGAATTTAGTCCATTAAAATTGCTCCAAGTTGCTGATACTAGATTTGCTTCAATTGTTATAATGCTGAAAAGgttgaagttgataaaaagatgccttcAAGCCATGGCTATTAGTGAGCAATGGGCTTCTTATAGGGAGGATGATGTTGGAAAAGCTGTAAAGGTGAAAGATATGATTCTAAGTGATCTTTGGTGGGATAAAGTTGACTATATCCTTGAATTCACAGCACCTATTTATGATATGCTACGAGTAGCCGACACAGATAAGCCTTGTCTTCATCTTGTGTATGAGATGTGGGATTCAATGATAGAGAATGTGAAGACAGCAATATATCGGTACGAAGGCTTGGAAGATGATGAGTATAGGTCATTTTGGAGTGTGGTGTATGATATACTCATTGATCGATGGACTAAAAATTGTACACCACTACATTGCTTGGCTCATTCCTTAAATCCTAA GTATTACTCCATTGAATGGCTTTCGGAGAATCCAAAACGCATCTCGCCACATCGGGATCATGAAATTTCTATGGAAAGGAGCAAGTGTTTGGATCGATACTTTGAAGATGAGAGTGAATTAAAGGCAGTGAAGTGTGAGTTTGCTTCATTCTCAGGAGGGAGGTTTCCTTCACCAGATGCCTTGACAGATAGGTGGGACTTACTACCTTTGATTTGGTGGCAATACCATGGCTCCGCATTTCCAATTCTTCAATCCCTTGCCTTTAAACTTCTTGGACAACCTTGTTCATCCTCATGTGCTGAGAGGAATTGGAGCACatacaaattcattcattccttaaaaagaaacaaaatggctcCTGCACGCGCTGAAGATTTGGTCTATGTGCATTCTAATCTTCGACTCTTGTCAAGGCGCAATGAGGAGTACGTAAATACATCAACAAAGATGTGGGATATTGCAGGAGACTCTTGGAATGAGAGTGACATACATGGAGGAGCTGGCATTCTTGAGAATGCAGCCCTTACACTTGATGAGCTAGAGTTGGAGGCTATGGTTATTGGAAATGCTAACACTAGTGTTACTACTAGTGAAAGTGAAGTTCGAAGTGAAGCTATTGATGTTGATAATATCAGTGTTCATTTTTCTTGA